Proteins from a genomic interval of Tepidisphaeraceae bacterium:
- a CDS encoding Gfo/Idh/MocA family oxidoreductase, which translates to MTTIAVLGVSHIHITGFTKMLQARSDIKVKSVWDPNPVRAKFWAEQLNATVVADEKTVYSDAEVQAVVICSETNRHAELVEGVAAAKKHLFVEKPLGMAAADAYRMADAIEKAGVIFQTGYFQRGAANVQFLKQQIDKGAFGKITRVRGSNCHSGALGGWFDAKPDDVPHEWLWMTDTKQSGVGAFGDLGTHSLDILIWLFGEIDTATAQLDNGTNRYGCDEAGEGLIRFKSGIIGTLAASWVDTTDPLSYQITGTEGHAAIIKGQLFFSTKHDAKYDGKQPVDPADMPKGLPHAFELFLDAITGKKDLPLVKPRDAAYRSAVMEAMYEGARTNAWVKPK; encoded by the coding sequence ATGACCACGATCGCAGTTCTCGGCGTTAGTCACATCCACATCACCGGCTTTACGAAGATGCTGCAGGCGCGCAGCGACATCAAGGTGAAGAGCGTGTGGGACCCCAACCCCGTCCGCGCCAAGTTCTGGGCCGAGCAGCTGAACGCTACGGTCGTGGCGGACGAAAAGACCGTCTACAGCGACGCCGAGGTGCAGGCCGTCGTGATCTGCTCGGAAACGAACCGCCACGCCGAGCTGGTGGAGGGCGTCGCCGCGGCCAAGAAGCATTTGTTCGTCGAAAAGCCCCTCGGCATGGCCGCCGCCGACGCGTACCGCATGGCCGACGCGATCGAGAAGGCCGGCGTTATCTTCCAGACCGGCTACTTCCAGCGCGGCGCCGCCAATGTGCAGTTCCTGAAACAGCAGATCGACAAGGGGGCCTTCGGCAAGATCACCCGCGTGCGCGGCAGCAACTGCCACAGTGGCGCGCTCGGCGGGTGGTTCGACGCCAAGCCGGACGACGTCCCCCACGAATGGCTCTGGATGACCGACACCAAGCAGTCCGGCGTCGGCGCGTTCGGCGACCTGGGCACCCACTCGCTCGACATCCTCATCTGGCTGTTCGGCGAGATCGACACCGCCACCGCCCAGCTCGACAACGGCACCAATCGCTACGGCTGCGACGAGGCCGGCGAGGGGCTGATCCGCTTCAAGAGCGGCATCATCGGCACGCTTGCCGCCAGCTGGGTGGACACGACCGACCCGCTGAGCTACCAGATCACCGGCACCGAAGGCCACGCCGCCATCATCAAGGGGCAGTTGTTCTTCAGCACGAAGCACGACGCCAAGTACGACGGCAAGCAGCCGGTCGACCCCGCCGACATGCCCAAGGGCCTGCCGCACGCGTTCGAGCTGTTCCTCGACGCCATCACCGGCAAGAAGGATCTGCCGCTCGTGAAGCCCCGCGACGCCGCATACCGCAGCGCGGTGATGGAGGCGATGTACGAAGGGGCGCGCACCAACGCGTGGGTGAAGCCGAAGTAG
- a CDS encoding YsnF/AvaK domain-containing protein, which produces MAKTIIGIFDEMASAERAVTALEQAGFNRDDISVIRNQNTTGSGTTGTTGTHDEGMTTGEGAAVGAGTGAALGAGAGLLAGLAGLFIPGIGTVLGVGPLAATIIGGAGIGAAAGGLSGALMASGVSEEDAAMYTESVKRGSTLVSIRAADDRADEAADLLGSYGAVDIDERAASYRNQPVQDTAATRTTATGAAPAALGSGRQDNAAAMRSGSQELRQGEAIPVVEEQIAVGKRQVNKGGVRVYSHVTERPVEEQVTLRDEHINVERRPVNRAASEADLAAFKEGSIEVTETDEEAVVAKRAVVKEEIVVDKTVDQHTETVRDTVRSTDVDVQRIEGQQTTGSADFDTDFAEFRSDRRYAEAGWDKVEPEYRRRWETRNPGGTWEGVKNNARQAWERTKNSVR; this is translated from the coding sequence ATGGCTAAGACAATCATTGGAATCTTCGACGAGATGGCGTCCGCCGAGCGCGCGGTTACCGCGCTGGAGCAGGCCGGGTTCAACCGCGATGACATCAGTGTCATTCGCAATCAAAACACCACTGGCAGCGGGACCACCGGCACCACCGGCACACACGATGAAGGCATGACGACCGGCGAGGGCGCCGCCGTCGGCGCCGGCACGGGCGCGGCGCTGGGCGCTGGCGCGGGCCTGCTGGCCGGGTTGGCCGGTCTGTTCATCCCCGGCATCGGCACGGTGTTGGGCGTCGGGCCGTTGGCGGCGACGATCATCGGTGGCGCGGGCATCGGCGCCGCGGCCGGTGGGCTCAGTGGCGCGTTGATGGCGTCGGGCGTCAGCGAGGAAGACGCGGCGATGTACACCGAGAGCGTCAAGCGAGGCAGCACGCTGGTCAGCATCCGCGCCGCCGACGACCGCGCCGATGAGGCCGCCGACCTGCTCGGCAGCTACGGCGCCGTCGACATCGACGAGCGCGCCGCCAGCTACCGCAACCAGCCCGTGCAGGACACCGCCGCCACCCGCACCACCGCCACCGGCGCCGCCCCGGCCGCGCTGGGCAGTGGCCGGCAGGACAACGCCGCCGCGATGCGCTCTGGCTCGCAGGAACTGCGCCAGGGCGAGGCCATCCCCGTGGTCGAAGAGCAGATCGCCGTCGGCAAGCGCCAGGTGAACAAGGGCGGCGTGCGCGTCTACTCGCACGTCACCGAACGCCCGGTCGAGGAACAGGTCACGCTGCGCGACGAGCACATCAACGTCGAGCGCCGCCCGGTCAACCGCGCCGCCAGCGAGGCCGATCTGGCCGCGTTCAAGGAAGGCTCGATCGAGGTCACCGAGACGGACGAGGAAGCCGTCGTCGCCAAGCGCGCGGTCGTGAAGGAAGAGATCGTGGTCGACAAGACGGTCGACCAGCACACCGAAACGGTCCGCGACACGGTCCGCTCGACCGACGTCGACGTGCAGCGGATCGAGGGCCAGCAGACGACCGGTTCCGCCGACTTCGACACCGACTTCGCCGAGTTCCGCAGCGACCGCCGATACGCTGAAGCGGGCTGGGACAAGGTGGAACCTGAGTACCGTCGTCGTTGGGAGACCCGCAACCCAGGCGGCACTTGGGAAGGCGTGAAAAACAACGCCCGCCAGGCGTGGGAACGCACGAAGAACAGCGTTCGGTAG
- a CDS encoding UvrB/UvrC motif-containing protein, translating into MKCDNCNKAAATVHLTEIKGGKKLEKHLCEQCAAQNEGLPVKTHTPINELLTNFVLAHSGLQKETGVGGCEHCGITWADFRQSGLLGCEHDYGVFEKDLTPLLQRAHEGATHHVGKVPARRGEVGVPMKKSVDLTRLRKDLSRAVEAEDYEKAAKLRDQIRQAEE; encoded by the coding sequence ATGAAGTGCGATAACTGCAACAAGGCCGCCGCCACCGTTCACCTGACCGAGATCAAGGGCGGCAAGAAGCTTGAAAAGCATTTGTGCGAGCAGTGCGCGGCCCAGAATGAAGGCCTGCCTGTCAAGACGCACACGCCGATCAATGAGTTGCTGACCAACTTCGTGCTGGCCCACTCCGGCCTGCAGAAGGAGACCGGCGTCGGTGGCTGCGAGCACTGCGGCATTACCTGGGCCGACTTCCGCCAGAGCGGCCTGCTCGGTTGCGAGCACGACTACGGCGTCTTCGAGAAAGATTTGACCCCACTGCTCCAGCGAGCCCACGAAGGGGCTACGCACCATGTGGGCAAGGTGCCGGCCCGCCGTGGTGAGGTGGGTGTGCCGATGAAGAAGTCGGTCGATCTGACGCGTCTGCGCAAGGACCTCAGCCGGGCGGTAGAGGCCGAGGATTACGAGAAGGCCGCGAAACTACGCGATCAGATTCGCCAGGCGGAAGAATAA
- the accD gene encoding acetyl-CoA carboxylase, carboxyltransferase subunit beta, translating to MSQVPSNDVAVPPLRMQKEGIPEGLWMRCSECEEMLYRKVVEEHFNVCPSCQHHFRVSARTRVAQLVDPGSFEEMFDDLAPVDTLKFVDKKSYKDRIKAEQDKTGNKDAVVCGKGFIKGRPIMLGVMDPTFMMGSMGSVVGEKLTLTIEAAAEEGLPLIIVSCSGGARMQESTLSLMQMAKTSAALAKLDDAGGLFISLLADPTTGGVTASFAMLGDFIIAEPKALIGFAGPRTIWNTIKVELPEGFQRSEFLEEHGFVDFVVHRKDLRSEIARLVDYCGK from the coding sequence ATGTCGCAAGTGCCCTCCAACGACGTCGCCGTCCCGCCGCTTCGCATGCAGAAGGAGGGCATTCCCGAGGGGCTGTGGATGCGCTGCAGCGAGTGCGAGGAGATGCTGTACCGCAAGGTGGTCGAGGAGCACTTCAACGTCTGCCCGAGCTGCCAACACCACTTCCGCGTGAGCGCCCGCACGCGCGTGGCGCAGCTGGTCGACCCCGGCAGCTTCGAGGAGATGTTCGACGACCTGGCCCCGGTGGACACGCTGAAGTTCGTCGACAAAAAGAGCTACAAGGACCGCATCAAGGCCGAGCAGGACAAGACCGGCAACAAGGACGCCGTGGTGTGCGGTAAGGGGTTCATCAAAGGCCGGCCGATCATGCTGGGCGTGATGGACCCGACGTTCATGATGGGCAGCATGGGGAGCGTGGTCGGCGAGAAGCTGACGCTGACGATCGAGGCCGCCGCCGAGGAAGGTTTGCCGCTGATCATCGTCTCGTGCAGCGGTGGGGCGCGCATGCAGGAGTCGACGCTGTCGCTTATGCAGATGGCCAAGACCAGCGCCGCGCTCGCCAAGCTGGACGATGCCGGCGGCCTGTTCATCAGCCTGCTGGCCGACCCCACGACCGGCGGCGTGACCGCGAGCTTCGCGATGCTCGGCGACTTCATCATCGCCGAGCCCAAGGCCCTGATCGGCTTCGCCGGCCCGCGCACGATCTGGAACACGATTAAGGTCGAACTGCCCGAGGGCTTCCAGCGGTCGGAGTTCCTGGAAGAGCACGGCTTCGTCGACTTCGTCGTCCACCGCAAAGACCTGCGCAGCGAGATCGCGCGGCTGGTTGACTACTGCGGCAAGTAA
- the plsY gene encoding glycerol-3-phosphate 1-O-acyltransferase PlsY translates to MSPLTQLATLLPLAYVFGSIPFGLLVGLAKGKDARKFGSGNIGATNVARMLGSKRWFFLIFVLDALKGAVPMLIAAVLLHDEVKTPAVYWLWLGAGLMAILGHMFSLFLKFKGGKGVATSCGVMLGLWPYYTVPGILALTTFAIVFKLSRYVSLASICAAASAPLLYMGIGLWLGWPVFGAQWPLLAFITTIAGLVIYKHRTNIARLRDGTEHRFGRKKA, encoded by the coding sequence ATGTCGCCCCTGACGCAACTTGCGACCCTGCTGCCGCTGGCCTACGTGTTCGGCTCCATCCCGTTCGGCCTGCTGGTCGGCCTGGCCAAGGGTAAGGATGCCCGCAAGTTCGGCAGCGGGAACATCGGCGCGACGAACGTCGCCCGCATGCTCGGCAGCAAGCGGTGGTTCTTTCTGATCTTCGTGCTGGACGCCCTGAAGGGGGCCGTGCCGATGCTGATCGCGGCGGTGCTGCTGCACGATGAGGTGAAGACGCCGGCGGTCTACTGGCTGTGGCTGGGGGCCGGGCTGATGGCCATCCTCGGGCACATGTTTAGTCTGTTCCTGAAGTTCAAAGGCGGCAAAGGCGTGGCGACGAGCTGTGGCGTGATGCTGGGGCTGTGGCCCTACTACACGGTGCCGGGGATTCTGGCGCTAACGACGTTCGCGATCGTGTTTAAGCTGTCCCGCTACGTCAGCCTGGCCTCGATCTGCGCCGCCGCGTCTGCCCCGCTGCTGTACATGGGCATTGGCCTGTGGCTGGGCTGGCCGGTGTTCGGCGCGCAGTGGCCGCTGCTGGCGTTCATCACGACGATCGCGGGGCTGGTGATCTACAAACACCGCACGAACATCGCGCGGCTACGCGATGGCACCGAGCATCGCTTCGGGCGGAAGAAGGCGTAG
- a CDS encoding 6-carboxytetrahydropterin synthase has translation MKKPVVGHWQLVIGASLVILVWSFKHFPPVEMHPHLASQPLATTLPPGVPCSFMPFEITTTRFFAAAHALRFPDKSVEPIHGHNWRVKVTVSAPRLDALGCVMDFHELERQVDAIIAPLHNRHLNELPPFDGELNPSTENVAYHVAVKLALAEPVMLVSVEVWETDTNSAVYRP, from the coding sequence ATGAAGAAACCTGTCGTTGGTCATTGGCAATTGGTCATTGGGGCTTCATTGGTCATTCTGGTTTGGTCATTCAAGCATTTTCCGCCGGTCGAAATGCACCCTCACCTGGCCTCCCAGCCCCTTGCGACGACGCTTCCCCCCGGCGTACCCTGCTCGTTCATGCCCTTCGAGATCACCACCACGCGCTTCTTCGCCGCCGCCCATGCGTTGCGGTTTCCAGATAAGTCGGTCGAGCCCATCCATGGGCACAATTGGCGGGTGAAGGTGACGGTGTCGGCGCCGCGGCTGGATGCACTGGGGTGCGTCATGGATTTCCACGAGCTGGAACGGCAGGTGGATGCGATCATCGCGCCGCTGCACAACCGGCACCTGAATGAACTGCCGCCGTTCGATGGGGAATTGAATCCCAGCACGGAAAATGTCGCCTATCATGTGGCAGTGAAACTAGCGTTGGCCGAACCGGTGATGTTGGTGTCGGTCGAGGTTTGGGAGACGGATACGAACTCTGCCGTTTACCGGCCGTAA
- the trpE gene encoding anthranilate synthase component I, whose amino-acid sequence MRRYFPDFDNFKTAATTAQIVPVYRQLLADRHTPVSAFEVLGRDAHAFLLESVVGGEKIARYSFIATSPSLIYTAAGPNAAIARRNGKTDEFQTTDPLADLAKLLPSRTYHHAKNLPAFTGGLVGYAGYDTIRYYEGEKLPNPPKDDRRLPDLHFGLYNELVIFDHVDKTIKVVANADCGSSDSPQSLEDAYRDACRRIDDIVQRLQQPPSSKLGEIDPTAPLTIKFDSNLTRAEYENAVRKGQEYIKAGDIFQFVPGQRLRVLSDADPFDVYRALRIINPSPFMFYLKTPACTLIGASPEILCRVQDRVMTSRPLAGTRRRGDTPEEDAALEKELLADPKERAEHIMLVDLHRNDIGRVAKTGSVQISDVMTVEKYSHVMHITSNVTGILDDQYTALDALRVGLPVGTVSGAPKIRAMQIIDELEPHRRGPYGGAVGYLDFAGNMDTCIALRTIVWRNGTYDVQAGAGVVADSVPASEYEESMNKAKALLKAVEIAGQGF is encoded by the coding sequence ATGCGGCGGTACTTCCCAGACTTCGACAACTTCAAGACGGCGGCCACCACCGCGCAGATCGTCCCCGTTTACCGGCAACTGCTCGCCGACCGGCACACGCCCGTCAGCGCGTTTGAAGTGCTCGGCCGCGACGCCCACGCCTTCCTGCTCGAAAGCGTCGTGGGCGGCGAGAAGATCGCCCGCTACAGCTTCATCGCCACCAGCCCGTCCCTCATCTACACCGCCGCCGGCCCCAACGCCGCCATCGCGCGCCGGAACGGCAAGACCGACGAGTTCCAAACGACCGACCCATTAGCCGACCTCGCCAAGCTGCTCCCCAGCCGCACGTACCACCACGCGAAGAACCTCCCCGCCTTCACCGGCGGCCTCGTGGGGTACGCGGGGTACGACACCATTCGCTATTACGAAGGCGAGAAGCTCCCCAACCCGCCGAAGGACGACCGCCGGCTGCCCGACCTGCACTTCGGCCTGTACAACGAGCTGGTCATCTTCGACCACGTCGACAAGACGATCAAAGTCGTCGCCAACGCCGACTGCGGCTCATCGGATAGCCCGCAATCCCTCGAAGACGCCTACCGCGACGCCTGCCGGCGCATCGACGACATCGTCCAGCGGCTCCAGCAACCCCCCAGCAGCAAGCTCGGCGAGATCGACCCCACCGCCCCGCTCACGATCAAGTTCGACAGCAACCTCACCCGCGCCGAATACGAAAACGCCGTCCGCAAGGGCCAGGAGTACATCAAGGCCGGCGACATCTTCCAGTTCGTGCCCGGCCAACGCCTGCGCGTCCTCAGCGACGCCGACCCGTTCGACGTCTACCGCGCCCTGCGCATCATCAACCCGTCCCCGTTCATGTTCTACTTGAAGACGCCCGCCTGCACGCTGATCGGCGCGTCCCCCGAGATCCTCTGCCGCGTGCAGGACCGCGTGATGACCAGCCGCCCGCTCGCCGGCACGCGCCGCCGCGGCGACACGCCCGAGGAAGACGCCGCCCTCGAAAAGGAACTCCTAGCCGACCCCAAGGAACGCGCCGAGCACATCATGCTGGTCGACCTTCACCGCAACGACATCGGCCGCGTCGCCAAGACCGGCAGCGTGCAGATTTCCGACGTGATGACCGTGGAAAAGTACAGCCACGTCATGCACATCACCTCCAACGTCACCGGCATCCTCGACGACCAATACACCGCGTTGGATGCCCTGCGCGTCGGCCTGCCCGTCGGCACCGTCAGCGGCGCGCCGAAGATCAGGGCCATGCAGATCATTGACGAACTCGAACCCCACCGCCGCGGCCCCTACGGCGGCGCGGTCGGCTACCTCGACTTCGCCGGCAACATGGACACCTGCATCGCCCTGCGCACCATCGTCTGGCGCAACGGCACCTACGACGTCCAAGCCGGCGCCGGCGTCGTCGCCGACAGCGTCCCCGCGAGTGAATACGAAGAATCGATGAACAAGGCCAAGGCGTTGCTGAAGGCCGTCGAGATCGCTGGCCAAGGGTTTTGA
- a CDS encoding YsnF/AvaK domain-containing protein, protein MNDPIKVTYQDESVGSVDATAWHRDDDQPVVVQLRDGTEVVAERTFFRNAADGSLTLQPSAGNRATTHGQSSADDAAAMQANLGERLVIPLLREQLEVSKRSVERGRVRIIKSVREETETIDHPLMKERVNVDRVEVNKFVDGPVPVRYEGDVMIVPVLEEVLVIETRLMLKEELRITKTAQQVHEPRDVTVRIEEARVERVSSEDNK, encoded by the coding sequence ATGAACGATCCCATCAAAGTCACTTATCAGGATGAGTCCGTCGGCTCGGTCGACGCGACGGCTTGGCACCGCGACGACGACCAGCCTGTCGTGGTGCAACTGCGCGACGGCACGGAAGTGGTCGCCGAGCGAACTTTTTTTCGCAACGCCGCCGACGGCTCGCTGACCCTGCAACCGAGCGCAGGCAATCGGGCGACCACCCACGGCCAATCGTCCGCTGATGACGCCGCCGCGATGCAAGCGAACCTGGGCGAGCGGCTGGTCATCCCGCTGCTGCGCGAGCAGCTTGAGGTATCGAAGCGATCGGTGGAGCGCGGCCGCGTGCGCATCATCAAGAGCGTGCGCGAGGAGACCGAGACGATCGACCACCCGCTAATGAAGGAACGCGTAAACGTCGACCGCGTCGAGGTGAACAAGTTCGTCGACGGGCCGGTGCCCGTGCGCTACGAGGGGGACGTGATGATCGTGCCGGTGCTGGAGGAAGTGCTGGTCATCGAGACGCGGCTGATGCTGAAGGAGGAACTGCGCATCACGAAGACCGCCCAGCAGGTCCACGAGCCGCGCGACGTCACGGTGCGCATCGAGGAGGCGCGCGTCGAACGGGTGTCTAGCGAGGACAACAAATAA
- a CDS encoding response regulator transcription factor: MEIRLVLVDDHRMIRQGLNSLLSAQSDMKVVGEAGDGREAVSFVRELRPDVVVMDLRMPELNGIEATRQILNVHPNVKVVCLSSHTDQRMTTEMLRAGAVGYVLKDAAFEELSDAIRVVMKGKVYLSPAVAGLVVGDLVRNHDAEPASPYSILSGREREVLQLIAEGKSTKEVAMHLSVSVKTAETHRRNVMEKLKIDSVADLTKFAVREGITSL; this comes from the coding sequence ATGGAAATCCGACTAGTACTCGTTGATGACCACCGCATGATCCGGCAGGGGCTGAACTCGCTGTTGAGCGCTCAGAGCGACATGAAGGTCGTGGGCGAGGCCGGCGACGGCCGGGAGGCCGTATCGTTCGTGCGCGAGCTGCGGCCGGACGTGGTGGTGATGGACCTGCGCATGCCCGAGCTCAACGGCATCGAGGCGACCCGCCAGATCCTCAACGTCCACCCGAACGTGAAGGTCGTCTGCCTGTCGTCGCACACCGATCAGCGGATGACCACCGAGATGCTGCGGGCCGGTGCCGTCGGTTACGTGCTGAAGGACGCGGCGTTCGAGGAGCTGTCCGACGCGATCCGCGTGGTGATGAAGGGGAAGGTCTACCTCAGCCCCGCCGTCGCCGGTCTGGTGGTGGGCGACCTCGTGCGCAACCACGATGCCGAGCCCGCCTCGCCGTACAGCATCCTGTCCGGCCGCGAGCGCGAGGTGCTGCAGCTGATCGCCGAGGGCAAGAGCACCAAGGAGGTCGCGATGCACCTGAGCGTCAGCGTGAAGACCGCCGAGACGCACCGCCGCAACGTGATGGAAAAGCTGAAGATCGACAGCGTCGCGGATTTAACGAAGTTCGCCGTGCGCGAGGGGATCACGTCGCTGTGA
- a CDS encoding protein arginine kinase, with protein MKLSDLTNHAGEWLRGSGPMSEIVISSRIRLARNVAGFPFLAKSSRGQRTMLEGRIRETILSSQIAPQTLYVDLEQATDMDRQLLVERHLISKPHAAAEGSRGVAIGENETISIMVNEEDHLRIQVLRSGLQLEEAWEQISKIDDSLERRLDFAFHNRFGYLTACPTNVGTGIRVSVMLHLPALKLTGEIEKVFRAAKDMRLAVRGLYGEGTEATGDFYQISNQTTLGKTEEEIISDFKHVVIPKIIDYEHHARRTLLNDRTTALDDKVHRAMGLLKSARLIASEETLFLLSHLRMGINLGRVKDIDVRTVNELFLLTQPAHLQRIQGRKLEGDLRRAVRADYIRQRLGGV; from the coding sequence ATGAAGTTAAGCGACCTCACCAATCACGCCGGCGAATGGCTCCGTGGCAGCGGGCCGATGAGCGAGATCGTCATCTCGTCGCGCATCCGGCTGGCCCGCAACGTCGCGGGGTTCCCGTTCCTGGCCAAGTCGTCGCGCGGGCAGCGGACGATGCTGGAAGGACGCATTCGCGAGACGATTTTGTCGTCGCAGATTGCGCCGCAGACGCTTTACGTCGACCTCGAGCAGGCCACCGACATGGACCGGCAACTGCTGGTCGAGCGCCACCTCATCAGCAAGCCCCACGCCGCCGCCGAGGGCAGCCGCGGTGTGGCGATTGGCGAGAACGAGACGATCTCGATTATGGTCAACGAAGAGGACCATTTGCGCATCCAGGTCCTCCGCAGCGGCCTGCAGTTGGAAGAGGCGTGGGAGCAGATCAGCAAGATCGACGATTCGCTCGAACGCCGGCTCGACTTTGCCTTCCACAACCGCTTCGGCTACCTCACCGCTTGCCCGACCAACGTCGGCACCGGTATCCGCGTCAGCGTCATGCTGCATCTGCCCGCTTTGAAGCTGACCGGTGAGATCGAAAAGGTCTTCCGAGCCGCCAAGGACATGCGACTGGCCGTGCGCGGCCTGTACGGCGAGGGCACCGAGGCGACCGGCGACTTCTACCAGATCAGCAATCAGACCACGCTGGGCAAGACGGAAGAAGAGATCATCAGCGACTTTAAGCACGTGGTGATCCCGAAGATTATCGATTACGAACACCACGCCCGCCGAACGCTGCTGAACGACCGCACGACGGCCCTCGACGACAAGGTCCACCGCGCCATGGGCCTGCTGAAGAGCGCCCGCCTGATCGCCAGCGAGGAAACGCTGTTCCTGCTGTCGCACCTTCGGATGGGTATCAACCTCGGCCGGGTGAAGGACATTGACGTGCGGACGGTCAACGAGCTGTTCCTGCTCACCCAACCCGCCCATTTGCAGCGCATCCAAGGCCGAAAACTGGAAGGCGACCTCCGCCGGGCCGTGCGGGCAGATTACATTCGCCAACGGTTGGGCGGGGTGTAG